Genomic DNA from Pseudomonas fitomaticsae:
GGGTGAATCCGTCGGGTCAGTGCCACCGGCACCAGACACAGGGCGAAACACAGCGCGACCAGCATCAGCAGTTCCAGGCCAAGGCCCGGGTGCATGACCAGAATCAGCTGACCGAGCACCAGCCCCAGATACGATGCGATCATGTAGCCGCTGAACACCAGGCCGCGCTGATTGGCGTCGGCCTGCTCGTTCAGCCAGCTCTCAATGACCATGTATTGGCACATCATGCCGAGGCCGACGATGGTCCGCAGCACCAGCCAGGCCGGCAGCCAGTCCACCAGACCATGACCGAGCACCGCCGCGCCGACGATTCCCGCACACGCCGAGTAGGCGCGGATATGCCCGACCCGGGCAATCAGGCGGTGACCGATCTTGCCGCCCAGCACCAGACCGAAATAGTTGGCCGCCATCAACGCACCGACCCACAACCCGTCGACATGGTCGGCAGCCAGACGCAAAGCCAGATAAGTAGAAAGCAGGCCCGAGCCGATCAACATCATCAGCGAGGCGAAATACAGCGCTCGAAAGGATTTCCAGATTTGGCGCATCGGCGTTCCGAGCGGCTCCTTGCGGTAAGTATCGGGCTATCAAACGATAGCCCGACGGCGACATTTCGTCAGGCCTGGGCTGCTAGAACACGGCGTTCCCAGGGAGTGATTTCATCATAGAAACTGGTCAACTCCATGGTCTTCGAAGCGAGGTAGCCTTCGATGAACTCCGTGCCGAACAGTTCCTTTGCAAGCTGGCTGCGTTTCAGACGTTCGAGCGCCGCGTGCAAGGTACACGGCAGCGAGAGATGGTCCGGCACATCGAACTCGCCCTGAATCGCTTCGCTTGGCTCAAGCTCATGCTCGATGCCGTACAAGCCGGCCGCCAGACTCGCAGCAATCGCCAGGTAAGGGTTGGCATCGGCGCCCGGCAAGCGGTTCTCCACCCGACGGGCAACCGGCGAACTGGCCGGAATACGCAAGCCGGCGGCGCGGTTGTCGTGGGACCAGCAGGCATTGTTCGGCGACGCAAACGGATGGCACAGGCGCTGGTACGAATTGACGTTCGGCGCAAACAACGCGGTGAAGTCAGCCATGCCCGCCTGCTGCCCGCCGATGAAGTGACGGAACATCGCGGTCGGCTGACCGTCCGCATCGCTGAACACATTCTTGCCGCTGCCGATCTCCACGATGCTCTGGTGAATGTGCATCGAACTGCCCGGCGTGTGCGCCAGCGGTTTGGCCATGCACACCACGGTCAAACCGTGCTTGAGCGCGACTTCCTTGAGCAGGTGCTTGAACAGGAAGGTCTGGTCGGCCAGCAACAGCGGATCACCGTGCAGCAGGTTGATCTCGAACTGGCTGACGCCCATTTCGTGCATGAAGGTATCGCGCGGCAAACCCAAAGCCGCCATGCATTTGTAGACTTCACTGAAGAACGGCCGCAGACCGTTGTTGGAACTGACGCTGAACGCCGAGTGACCGTCCTCGCGGCGGCCGTCGAGACCGACGGGCGGCTGGAATGGCTGGGTCGGGTCGATGTTCGGAGCGAACACAAAGAATTCAAGTTCGGTCGCCACCACCGGCGCCAGACCGAGGGCTGCGTAGCGGGCAATGACTTTCTTGAGCTGGCCACGGGTCGACAGGTTGGAGCTTTCGCCGGTCAGCTCGTCGGCATCACAGATGGCAAAGGCCCGAGGCTCTTCGCTCCATGGCAACGGATGGATCTGCGCAGGATCGGCCACCAGCGCCAGATCGCCGTCATCGCTGCCGTAGAATTTGGCGGCGGGATAACCGCCCATGATGCATTGCAGCAGCACCCCCCGGGCCAACTGCAAACGCCGCCCTTCGAGGAAACCCTCGGCGGTCATTACCTTGCCCCGTGGCACGCCGTTCAAATCCGGCGTGACACATTCAATCTCATCAATGCCCGTCAATCGCTGCGCGAGTGAACGCTGGCCATCGGTTGTCATGACGCAATCCTTGTTATTGTGCGAGCCGCGAACGGCGACCCGGACAAAATAGGCTTCGGCTGTTCGGAATATCAAGCAGCAGCCAACAAAAAGAATTCCGGTCGATGAATCCGTGATTCAGGGCAGGTAAATACTGAACACGCCGCCGCCCAGCGGGCCGCCATTACGGATCTCGGTCCGGCCGCCAACACCGTTGCGCTGATGCAGCGCGGCGATGCGTCCGGCGAAGTACAGACCCAGGCCGGTACTGCCACTGCTGTGGTTGATGCCCTGCACATAATCGGACTGACGCTCGAGCATTTCCGCGGGGTAACCATCGCCGTCGTCATTGATACTCAGCACCAGTTGACCGGCCTCGTCGCTGACGGTGATCAGCAGCGATTCACGGGCGTAACGGATCGCGTTGTTGATGCAGTTGCCCAGCACCGAGGCGATCAGTTCACGGTCGAAAAAACCCAAGGGACTGAGCGGATCGACTTCGTAAGTGGCGATGATTCCACGACTGGCGAACACTTCCTGATGCGCCGCCAGTTGCGCCTCGATGAAATCGTCCAGCTCGTGATAGGCCGGCTGCAACGGCATCTGATTGACCCCGAGCTTGTACAGCCCGAGCAACTGCACCAGCATGCCGTTGAGGTGGGCGAACTCGAAGTCGATCACGCCCTGCTCCGCCCCTTGGCGCTGTGCTTCGGGCAGACGCGCCAGCCATTGGCTGTGGGCCTGCATCAGCATCGCCAGCGAGTTCTTCATGTCGTGAACGGTGGAGGCGATCACCGT
This window encodes:
- a CDS encoding sensor histidine kinase, whose amino-acid sequence is MNQDEQALDFSTVIASTVHDMKNSLAMLMQAHSQWLARLPEAQRQGAEQGVIDFEFAHLNGMLVQLLGLYKLGVNQMPLQPAYHELDDFIEAQLAAHQEVFASRGIIATYEVDPLSPLGFFDRELIASVLGNCINNAIRYARESLLITVSDEAGQLVLSINDDGDGYPAEMLERQSDYVQGINHSSGSTGLGLYFAGRIAALHQRNGVGGRTEIRNGGPLGGGVFSIYLP
- a CDS encoding glutamine synthetase family protein, which produces MTAEGFLEGRRLQLARGVLLQCIMGGYPAAKFYGSDDGDLALVADPAQIHPLPWSEEPRAFAICDADELTGESSNLSTRGQLKKVIARYAALGLAPVVATELEFFVFAPNIDPTQPFQPPVGLDGRREDGHSAFSVSSNNGLRPFFSEVYKCMAALGLPRDTFMHEMGVSQFEINLLHGDPLLLADQTFLFKHLLKEVALKHGLTVVCMAKPLAHTPGSSMHIHQSIVEIGSGKNVFSDADGQPTAMFRHFIGGQQAGMADFTALFAPNVNSYQRLCHPFASPNNACWSHDNRAAGLRIPASSPVARRVENRLPGADANPYLAIAASLAAGLYGIEHELEPSEAIQGEFDVPDHLSLPCTLHAALERLKRSQLAKELFGTEFIEGYLASKTMELTSFYDEITPWERRVLAAQA